A section of the Styela clava chromosome 9, kaStyClav1.hap1.2, whole genome shotgun sequence genome encodes:
- the LOC144427216 gene encoding uncharacterized protein LOC144427216: MNLSGGHSCVIPYEDVQSNANGGSQKRDENDDHDPSSFASDTQFKPVLDKLPLLVEKKTGEEGGEILFKERCILFQYDKDTNQWKERGVGDIKILFNDILNMYRVVMRREQVIEMIVKWERCLVDFL; encoded by the exons ATGAATTTGTCAGGAGGACATTCTTGCGTCATACCATATGAAGACGTTCAGAGCAACGCTAATGGAGGGTCG CAAAAAAGAGATGAAAATGATGATCATGATCCAAGTTCTTTTGCATCTGACACACAATTCAAACCCGTATTGGATAAACTTCCACTTTTGGTTGAGAAGAAAACTGGTGAAGAAGGAGGAGAG ATTTTGTTCAAAGAAAGATGTATACTATTTCAGTACGATAAAGATACAAATCAATGGAAAGAGAGAGGAGTTGGTGACATTAAAATTCTATTCAATGATATACTTAATATGTATCGTGTGGTTATGAGAAGAGAGCAGGTGATAGAAATGATTGTTAAATGGGAACGTTGTTTAGTCGATTTTTTATGA